In the genome of Botrytis cinerea B05.10 chromosome 5, complete sequence, one region contains:
- the Bcmae1 gene encoding Bcmae1, which produces MSQAFKRNLNPLKYNNLTSTPHTNYLRITPLTSKQQLIMSSDNPSLQRNISSVHKRTKPNEKHPKFGNLPLSTSGPLECALTGTALLNTPYFNKGAGFPADERRKFKLTGLLPSNVSTLDQQVKRAYDQYSSRSDDLAKNTFMTSLADQNEVLYYRLIQDHMKEMFSIIYTPTEGEAIENYSRIFRRPDGCFLNIDDTDRIHDDLAQWGGPEDIDYIVVTDGEEILGIGDQGVGGVLISVAKLVLTTLCAGIHPNRTLPVVLDCGTDNEKLLNDDLYLGLKKPRVRGKEYDDFVDKFVQNARKLYPNAYIHFEDFGLPNARRILDRYRPEMACFNDDVQGTGCVTLAAMMAGLHVSKVKIEDTRIVIFGSGTAGTGIADQIRDAIAADSGKSKEEAANQIYCVDKPGLLLKSHGDKLTHAQIPYAREDSDWKEKDHGDLLQVIKEVKPHVLIGTSTKPKSFTKEIIQEMASHVDRPIVFPLSNPTRLHEADPKDINEWTKGKALIATGSPFPPVKYEDHEYEVAECNNSTCFPGIGLGCVLSRTKLLSDKMLVSAVKALAAQSPALKNPDKGLLPDVADVREISVHIAKEVIKTSVEEGLAQEKGIPTEDADLEEWIREQMWDPVYRPLKFVEKEKASRNASGKSGTAD; this is translated from the exons atGTCTCAAGCCTTCAAACGAAATCTGAATCCTCTCAAATACAATAATCTTACATCAACCCCACATACCAACTACCTGAGAATCACTCCGTTGACTTCAAAACAGCAACTGATTATGTCTTCTGATAACCCCTCCCTTCAGAGAAACATCTCCTCTGTTCACAAGCGTACCAAGCCGAATGAAAAGCATCCCAAATTCGGCAATCTACCTCTCAGTACCAGCGGTCCTCTGGAATGTGCTTTAACAGGCACTGCACTTCTAAACACACCTTACTTTAACAAAGGTGCAGGCTTCCCAGCAGATGAGCGTAGAAAGTTTAAGTTAACGGGACTATTGCCTTCAAATGTCTCGACTTTGGATCAGCAAGTCAAGAGGGCTTATGATCAGTATAGTTCGAGATCAGATGATTTGGCGAAGAACACTTTCATGACTTCATTGGCTGATCAGAATGAGGTTCTATACTACAGA TTAATCCAAGATCATATGAAGGAAATGTTCTCCATCATCTATACGCCAACCGAAGGAGAGGCAATCGAGAACTACTCTAGAATTTTCAGAAGACCTGATGGTTGTTTCCTGAATATTGATGATACCGATCGAATTCATGATGATTTAGCTCAGTGGGGTGGACCAGAAGATATTGACTACATCGTTGTTACCG ACGGAGAAGAAATTCTCGGAATCGGAGACCAAGGAGTCGGTGGTGTCTTGATCTCGGTTGCAAAACTAGTTCTCACCACACTTTGTGCTGGTATACATCCAAATCGTACACTCCCAGTTGTCTTGGATTGTGGAACCGATAACGAGAAGCTTCTTAACGATGATCTATACCTTGGCTTGAAGAAACCTAGAGTAAGAGGAAAGGAGTACGACGATTTCGTCGACAAATTTGTTCAAAATGCTAGAAAACTTTATCCTAATGCATATATTCACTTCGAAGATTTCGGACTTCCAAATG CCCGAAGAATTCTCGACCGATATCGTCCCGAGATGGCCTGCTTCAATGATGACGTCCAAGGGACTGGATGTGTCACCTTAGCAGCAATGATGGCCGGTCTTCACGTGAGCAAAGTCAAGATCGAAGACACACGAATTGTGATCTTTGGTTCCGGGACAGCTGGAACAGGAATTGCAGATCAAATTCGAGATGCCATTGCAGCAGATAGCGGAAAGTCCAAGGAAGAAGCCGCCAACCAAATCTACTGTGTGGATAAGCCAGGTCTCCTTCTCAAATCCCACGGTGACAAACTTACTCACGCACAAATCCCATACGCGCGTGAAGATTCcgattggaaagaaaaagaccACGGAGATCTTCTCCAAGTCATCAAAGAAGTCAAACCACACGTCTTGATTGGTACCTCCACAAAGCCCAAATCCTTCACCAAGGAAATCATCCAAGAAATGGCTTCCCACGTCGACCGACCTATCGTCTTTCCCCTCAGCAACCCTACCCGTCTCCACGAAGCCGATCCAAAAGATATCAACGAATGGACTAAAGGCAAAGCTTTAATAGCCACCGGCTCACCTTTCCCACCAGTCAAATACGAAGACCATGAATACGAAGTCGCAGAATGTAACAACTCGACTTGTTTCCCTGGTATCGGTCTCGGATGCGTTCTTTCCCGCACAAAATTATTGAGTGACAAAATGCTCGTCTCAGCCGTCAAAGCACTAGCTGCTCAAAGTCCGGCATTAAAGAATCCAGATAAGGGATTACTGCCTGATGTTGCTGATGTTCGCGAAATCAGCGTACATATTGCTAAAGAAGTCATCAAAACTTCGGTCGAAGAAGGTCTGGCACAGGAGAAAGGCATTCCAACTGAAGATGCAGATCTAGAAGAGTGGATCAGAGAACAAATGTGGGATCCAGTATACAGACCATTGAAGTTTgtagagaaggagaaagcaAGCAGAAACGCAAGCGGTAAGAGTGGAACTGCTGATTAG